The proteins below come from a single Oncorhynchus tshawytscha isolate Ot180627B linkage group LG22, Otsh_v2.0, whole genome shotgun sequence genomic window:
- the LOC112221628 gene encoding keratin, type I cytoskeletal 18 produces MSVKRSSVRGPGSGYSQSITRSSAAPAYRAASTYGGAGGQGTRISSVSYSGVRSGMGGMGMGGSGGSMSSSIQVSTSGDTADIMGNEKFAMQNLNDRLASYLEMVRNLEQANGKLELKIREAMEKRGPDVNDYSRYNAILDDLRKKVFDATKDNARLCLQIDNARLAADDFRVKFESELSIRQSVEADIVGLRKVIDDTNMGRMNLESEIESLKEELIFLKKNHDNEVMEMRNMISQSGVQVDVDAPKGQDLAAIMAEVRAKYEKEALKNQEELKAWHETRITEVQSVVSQNTEALQGAHTEINDLRRQLQTLEIELDSQKSLKGSLEGTLRDTEMRYNMEMESLNNILVGLESELTNLRSNIQQQTQEYEHLLNIKMKLEAEIATYRRLLDGGDFKLQDALEDQRTVKTKVMTVTQTLVDGKVVSSSTETKERKQ; encoded by the exons ATGAGTGTCAAACGAAGCAGCGTCAGGGGACCTGGTAGTGGGTACAGCCAATCCATCACTCGCAGCTCTGCTGCTCCTGCCTACCGGGCCGCCAGCACCTATGGTGGAGCTGGGGGTCAGGGGACCCGCATCTCCTCTGTGTCCTACTCAGGTGTGCGCAGCgggatgggagggatggggatgggaggCTCCGGGGGCTCCATGTCCAGCAGCATCCAGGTGAGCACCAGCGGGGACACAGCCGACATCATGGGCAATGAGAAGTTTGCCATGCAGAACCTCAACGACCGTCTGGCCTCTTACCTGGAGATGGTGAGGAACCTGGAGCAGGCCAATGGCAAACTGGAGCTGAAGATCAGGGAGGCCATGGAGAAGAGAGGCCCAGACGTCAACGACTACAGCCGCTACAACGCCATCTTGGATGACCTGAGGAAGAAG GTGTTTGATGCCACAAAAGACAACGCCCGTCTGTGTCTTCAGATCGACAATGCACGCTTGGCTGCTGATGACTTCAGGGTGAA GTTCGAGTCCGAGCTGTCCATCCGGCAGTCTGTTGAAGCTGACATTGTTGGCCTGAGGAAGGTCATTGATGACACCAACATGGGCCGCATGAACCTGGAGAGCGAGATCGAATCTCTAAAGGAGGAGCTCATCTTCCTGAAGAAGAACCACGACAAC GAGGTGATGGAGATGCGTAACATGATCTCCCAGTCTGGAGTGCAGGTGGATGTGGATGCTCCTAAGGGACAGGACCTGGCCGCTATCATGGCTGAGGTCCGGGCCAAGTATGAGAAGGAGGCCCTGAAGAACCAGGAGGAGCTCAAAGCATGGCACGAAACACGG ATCACAGAGGTGCAGTCTGTGGTGTCACAGAACACAGAGGCCCTGCAGGGCGCACACACAGAGATCAATGACCTCCGCAGACAGCTACAGACACTGGAGATTGAGCTGGACTCACAGAAAAGCTTG AAAGGTTCTCTGGAGGGAACCCTGCGCGACACAGAGATGCGCTACAACATGGAGATGGAATCCTTGAACAACATCCTCGTGGGTCTGGAGTCTGAGCTGACCAACCTCCGCTCCAACATCCAGCAGCAGACACAGGAGTACGAGCACCTGCTCAACATCAAGATGAAGCTGGAGGCGGAGATCGCCACATACAGAAGACTGCTGGACGGAGGAGACTTCAA GCTCCAGGATGCTCTGGAGGACCAGCGGACAGTGAAGACCAAGGTGATGACCGTCACACAGACTCTGGTGGATGGGAAAGTTGTCTCCTCCAGCACAGAGACCAAGGAGAGGAAACAGTGA